A single Oryza brachyantha chromosome 8, ObraRS2, whole genome shotgun sequence DNA region contains:
- the LOC102706774 gene encoding protein odr-4 homolog isoform X2 has translation MGMGVKAVVGDEAQLKALENTLSSSAPPAQVSRMLLGGMSVIGIYIWASEASFKATSPAVLSQVVRAVSQVVPLYDSAVDERLLIHISYSPRRSACRICDMSSGSLRPCDFKYSKLLASLQTFRCTYNFEIRVPVVQAEPFKKVVSKAISNLTKEVQNAKALIDGILFSDAMDNTLEGPHNVEFLVPFKNNLPAEECSLEGVSGLLLFAGSVSALAYLGPKESVSEAISDLKLDIITSLRSRLDIILDEADGESTTDNLENSLSQKAAQVVFHELRAPYSFPFPRRILIPWLAGSYVCDYLQQSETTEDAMERCREVMSLEADMGNYSIVEPESASCTTLGSFWDVVPGALSKAPSEPGRKEIQSAENGLRRTHGSSFSILAALVALLIALLVGYIFTFSAILKT, from the exons ATGGGGATGGGTGTGAAGGCAgtggtcggcgacgaggcgcagCTCAAGGCCCTGGAGAacaccctctcctcctccgcccctcCAGCCCAG GTCTCAAGAATGCTCCTCGGAGGAATGAGCGTGATAGGTATTTACATATGGGCGTCAGAAGCCTCCTTCAAAGCGACTTCCCCTGCTGTTTTATCACAG GTTGTTAGAGCTGTTTCGCAGGTAGTTCCTTTGTATGACAGTGCTGTTGATGAGAGGCTGCTCATTCATATTTCTTACAGCCCAAGGAG GTCGGCTTGTCGTATATGCGATATGAGCTCAGGGAGTTTAAGGCCATGTGACTTCAAATATAGTAAACTATTAGCTTCTCTTCAAACTTTCAGATGCACATATAACTTTGAGATAAG AGTGCCAGTTGTTCAAGCTGAACCTTTTAAGAAAGTTGTTTCAAAGGCAATCAGTAATCTCACAAAGGAAGTGCAGAATGCCAAAGCtttgattgatggaatccTG TTTTCGGATGCCATGGACAATACTTTGGAGGGGCCTCACAATGTTGAATTTCTTGTGCCTTTCAAGAACAATTTACCTGCTGAAG AATGCAGTTTAGAGGGGGTTTCTGGGCTACTACTCTTTGCTGGATCTGTCAGCGCCTTGGCATACTTAGGCCCAAAAGAATCTGTTTCAGAAGCTATATCTGATCTAAAG CTGGACATCATCACAAGCCTGAGAAGCAGATTGGATATCATACTAGATGAGGCAGATGGTGAATCTACTACTGATAATTTGGAGAATTCACTGTCTCAGAAGGCCGCCCAAGTTGTTTTTCATGAACTGAG AGCACCTTACAGTTTTCCATTCCCTAGAAGAATTCTGATACCTTGGTTGGCTGGCTCCTATGTTTGTGATTACCTTCAACAGTCTGAAACAACGGAG GATGCCATGGAGCGCTGCAGGGAAGTGATGTCGCTTGAAGCAGATATGGGAAACTATTCAATCGTAGAACCAGAAAGTGCATCGTGTACCACGCTAGGATCCTTCTGGGACGTGGTACCTGGAGCTTTATCAAAAGCGCCTTCGGAACCTGGTCGGAAAGAGATACAGTCTGCAGAGAATGGTTTGAGGAGGACACATGGCAGCAGTTTCAGCATTCTAGCTGCGTTAGTAGCACTACTGATTGCTCTGTTGGTTGGATACATATTCACATTCTCTGCCATCTTGAAGACCTGA
- the LOC102706774 gene encoding protein odr-4 homolog isoform X1, which yields MGMGVKAVVGDEAQLKALENTLSSSAPPAQVGLVVGKLSPSSDRALAYSLIPTPPTDAGDPPCSLRAKPKPKPKPKPADSTSSLDFDVDWVAEHARQVSRMLLGGMSVIGIYIWASEASFKATSPAVLSQVVRAVSQVVPLYDSAVDERLLIHISYSPRRSACRICDMSSGSLRPCDFKYSKLLASLQTFRCTYNFEIRVPVVQAEPFKKVVSKAISNLTKEVQNAKALIDGILFSDAMDNTLEGPHNVEFLVPFKNNLPAEECSLEGVSGLLLFAGSVSALAYLGPKESVSEAISDLKLDIITSLRSRLDIILDEADGESTTDNLENSLSQKAAQVVFHELRAPYSFPFPRRILIPWLAGSYVCDYLQQSETTEDAMERCREVMSLEADMGNYSIVEPESASCTTLGSFWDVVPGALSKAPSEPGRKEIQSAENGLRRTHGSSFSILAALVALLIALLVGYIFTFSAILKT from the exons ATGGGGATGGGTGTGAAGGCAgtggtcggcgacgaggcgcagCTCAAGGCCCTGGAGAacaccctctcctcctccgcccctcCAGCCCAG GTGGGGCTCGTGGTCGGCAAGCTCAGCCCCTCTTCCGACCGTGCCCTCGCCTACTCCCTCATCCCCACGCCGCCCACCGATGCCGGCGATCCCCCCTGCTCCCTCCGCGccaagcccaagcccaagcccaagcccaagCCCGCCGACTCCACCTCCTCGCTCGACTTCGATGTGGACTGGGTCGCCGAGCACGCGCGCCAG GTCTCAAGAATGCTCCTCGGAGGAATGAGCGTGATAGGTATTTACATATGGGCGTCAGAAGCCTCCTTCAAAGCGACTTCCCCTGCTGTTTTATCACAG GTTGTTAGAGCTGTTTCGCAGGTAGTTCCTTTGTATGACAGTGCTGTTGATGAGAGGCTGCTCATTCATATTTCTTACAGCCCAAGGAG GTCGGCTTGTCGTATATGCGATATGAGCTCAGGGAGTTTAAGGCCATGTGACTTCAAATATAGTAAACTATTAGCTTCTCTTCAAACTTTCAGATGCACATATAACTTTGAGATAAG AGTGCCAGTTGTTCAAGCTGAACCTTTTAAGAAAGTTGTTTCAAAGGCAATCAGTAATCTCACAAAGGAAGTGCAGAATGCCAAAGCtttgattgatggaatccTG TTTTCGGATGCCATGGACAATACTTTGGAGGGGCCTCACAATGTTGAATTTCTTGTGCCTTTCAAGAACAATTTACCTGCTGAAG AATGCAGTTTAGAGGGGGTTTCTGGGCTACTACTCTTTGCTGGATCTGTCAGCGCCTTGGCATACTTAGGCCCAAAAGAATCTGTTTCAGAAGCTATATCTGATCTAAAG CTGGACATCATCACAAGCCTGAGAAGCAGATTGGATATCATACTAGATGAGGCAGATGGTGAATCTACTACTGATAATTTGGAGAATTCACTGTCTCAGAAGGCCGCCCAAGTTGTTTTTCATGAACTGAG AGCACCTTACAGTTTTCCATTCCCTAGAAGAATTCTGATACCTTGGTTGGCTGGCTCCTATGTTTGTGATTACCTTCAACAGTCTGAAACAACGGAG GATGCCATGGAGCGCTGCAGGGAAGTGATGTCGCTTGAAGCAGATATGGGAAACTATTCAATCGTAGAACCAGAAAGTGCATCGTGTACCACGCTAGGATCCTTCTGGGACGTGGTACCTGGAGCTTTATCAAAAGCGCCTTCGGAACCTGGTCGGAAAGAGATACAGTCTGCAGAGAATGGTTTGAGGAGGACACATGGCAGCAGTTTCAGCATTCTAGCTGCGTTAGTAGCACTACTGATTGCTCTGTTGGTTGGATACATATTCACATTCTCTGCCATCTTGAAGACCTGA
- the LOC102707052 gene encoding molybdate transporter 1-like → MASVVDDPEAAGTGRRVVARARENLLRFRSVWEELNGAMGDLGTYIPIVLSLALSRHLDLGTTLIFTGVYNALTGLIYGVPMPVQPMKSIAAAALSDPSFAVPEIMAAGILTAAFVLFLGVTRLMNLVYRFVPLPVVRGIQLAQGLSFAMAAVKYIRYDQDLAKARSLARRPWAGLDGLLLAIAAVCFIVLVNGAGDPAAAAAPPSSSSDTLPQQQQQQEESSSSSSWRRRLAASSVPSAVIVFVVGVAFAVARQPAAVRELRVGPSRMRVVRIPREAWKQGLIKGAVPQIPLSVLNSVVAVCKLTRDLFPERKEASATSVSVTMGAMNLVGCWFGAMPCCHGAGGLAGQFRFGGRSGGCVAALGGLKLALGLLLGGSMLRVLVQFPVGLLGALLLFAGVELAAAARDMATRAEAFVMLVCTAVSLVGSSAALGFLCGVIAHALLMLRAYALNSLATY, encoded by the coding sequence ATGGCGAGCGTTGTAGATGatccggaggcggcggggacggggaggagggtggttgcgcgggcgcgggagaaCCTGCTGCGATTCCGGTCGGTGTGGGAGGAGCTGAACGGCGCCATGGGCGACCTCGGGACGTACATACCCATCGTGCTCTCGCTGGCGCTTTCCCGCCACCTCGACCTCGGCACCACCCTCATCTTCACCGGCGTCTACAACGCCCTCACCGGCCTCATCTACGGCGTCCCCATGCCCGTCCAGCCCATgaagtccatcgccgccgccgccctctccgACCCCTCCTTCGCCGTCCCCGAGATCATGGCCGCTGgcatcctcaccgccgccttcGTCCTCTTCCTCGGCGTCACCCGCCTCATGAACCTCGTCTACCGCTTCGTCCCTCTCCCCGTCGTCCGCGGCATCCAGCTCGCCCAGGGCCTCAGcttcgccatggccgccgtcaAGTACATCCGCTACGACCAGGACTTGGCCAAGGCCAGGTCCCTCGCCCGACGCCCCTGGGCTGGCCTTGACGGTCTCCTCCTCGCCATCGCGGCCGTCTGCTTCATCGTGCTCGTCAACGGGGCCGGCgacccagcagcagcagctgcaccaccatcttcttcttctgataCTCTcccacagcagcagcagcagcaggaagagtcttcgtcttcgtcttcttggcggcggcgcctggcCGCGTCGTCGGTTCCGTCGGCGGTGATCGTGTTCGTGGTGGGCGTGGCATTCGCGGTggcgcggcagccggcggcggtgcgggagCTGCGGGTGGGGCCGTCGCGGATGCGCGTGGTGCGGATACCGCGGGAGGCGTGGAAGCAGGGGTTAATCAAGGGCGCGGTGCCGCAGATCCCTCTGTCCGTGCTCAactcggtggtggcggtgtgCAAGCTGACGCGCGACCTCTTCCCGGAGCGGAAGGaggcgtcggcgacgtcggtgTCGGTGACCATGGGCGCCATGAACCTGGTGGGGTGCTGGTTCGGCGCCATGCCGTGCtgccacggcgccggcgggctgGCGGGGCAGTTCAGGTTCGGCGGGCGCAGCGGCGGGTGCGTGGCGGCGCTGGGCGGGCTGAAGCTGGCGCTGGGGCTGCTGCTGGGAGGCTCCATGCTGCGCGTGCTCGTCCAGTTCCCCGTCGGCCTGCTCGGGGCGCTGCTGCTGTTCGCCGGCgtggagctggcggcggcggcgagggacatggcgacgagggcggagGCGTTCGTGATGCTGGTGTGCACGGCGGTGTCGCTCGTGGGCTCCAGCGCCGCGCTCGGCTTCCTCTGCGGCGTCATCGCCCACGCCCTCCTCATGCTCAGGGCCTACGCCCTCAACTCCCTTGCTACTTATTAA
- the LOC102705180 gene encoding single-strand DNA endonuclease 1, protein MGVKNLWDILESCKKKLPLHHLQNKKVCVDLSCWLVQLYTAHRSPSPDKVYLKNLFHRIRALLALNCTLLFVTDGAIPSVKLATYRRRLRPPTSHQPAPDHPDPSISLRRNKGSHFSCMIKEAKRLGMALGIPCLDGVEEAEAQCALLNLASLCDGCFTSDSDAFLFGARTVYRDVFIGEGGYVICYEMEDIEKTLGFGRNSLISLAVLLGSDYSNGVNGFGPETACRLVKSVGDNSILDQILSNGVKATRKCRGKNIGNKADDMCPKASSCEVGMTQDSDGQFRDVINAYLEPKCHSPDSEAVQRVQGQHPFLRPQLQQICEEYFDWSPEKTDQYILPKIAERELRRFSDLRSASSALGIKPLLSEIPVPCPVSAIVKQRKVHGKECYEVSWRNIDGLQVSVVPGDLVRSACPEKIAEFLEKKGEEKKQKRRARSKKSGQAAVRDVDERLQELLLGIEGDSGVLLGGRANGPQSLTAAHSVEDIVDLSSPSPPVRKVSKSQKMTAVDVDVNGIDLGFQTKLGGMNMKTNTQFRSDADNVIDLSSPNPAAGIRPGSHTGIVGKEDGAGTDGGTIDLSSPWPARSGGHDDDDDDVIHDRKARELRLFLDSIRNELY, encoded by the exons atgGGGGTGAAGAACCTGTGGGATATCCTGGAGTCGTGCAAGAAGAAGCTccccctccaccacctccagaACAAGAAGGTGTGCGTGGACCTCTCCTGCTGGCTCGTCCAGTTGTACACCGCCCACCGCTCCCCGTCCCCGGACAAGGTCTACCTCAAGAACCTCTTCCACCGCATCCGCGCCCTCCTCGCCCTCAACTGCACCCTTCTCTTCGTCACCG ATGGGGCGATACCTTCAGTTAAGCTGGCCACCTACAGGCGTCGCCTCCGACCCCCGACTTCTCAT CAGCCTGCTCCAGACCACCCCGACCCATCCATTTCGCTGCGTCGGAATAAGGGTTCCCACTTCTCCTGCATGATTAAAGAGGCCAAGCGTCTCGGGATGGCCCTCGGCATCCCTTGCTTGGACGG AGTGGAGGAGGCTGAAGCACAGTGTGCATTGTTAAATTTAGCCTCATTGTGT GATGGCTGTTTTACTTCGGATTCGGATGCATTTCTTTTTGGTGCTAGGACAGTTTATAGAGATGTTTTCATAG GGGAGGGTGGCTATGTCATTTGCTATGAAATGGAAGACATAGAGAAAACACTTGGATTTGGTAGGAACTCACTG ATATCACTTGCAGTGCTCCTTGGCAGTGACTATTCTAATGGAGTTAACGGTTTTGGCCCA GAAACAGCATGCCGGCTTGTTAAGTCTGTAGGGGACAATTCAATTCTTGATCAGATTTTGTCTAATGGGGTTAAAGCTACAAGAAAATGTAGAGGGAAAAATATTGGAAACAAGGCGGATGACATGTGCCCCAAAGCAAGTTCCTGCG AGGTTGGGATGACCCAAGACTCTGATGGTCAATTTCGTGATGTAATAAATGCATATCTGGAGCCAAAATGTCACTCACCTGATTCGGAAGCTGTGCAGAG GGTACAAGGACAACATCCATTTCTTCGCCCACAGCTTCAACAAATATGTGAGGAATATTTTGATTGGAGCCCAGAGAAAACTG ATCAATATATACTTCCCAAGATTGCTGAGAGAGAACTTCGGAGGTTTTCAGACCTTCGTTCTGCGTCATCAGCACTAGGAATAAAGCCTTTGTTGAGTGAG ATTCCAGTACCATGCCCTGTATCTGCAATTGTAAAGCAGAGAAAAGTTCATGGGAAAGAATGTTATGAGGTTTCGTGGAGAAATATAGATGGACTCCAAGTTTCAGTTGTTCCTGGGGATCTTGTTCGAAG TGCGTGCCCAGAGAAAATAGCAGAATTTTTAGAGAAGAAGGGTGAAGAGAAGAAGCAGAAGAGGAGAGCAAGGTCAAAAAAATCAGGGCAAGCTGCAGTGAGGGATGTTGATGAACGGCTCCAAGAGCTGCTGCTTGGTATTGAAGGCGATAGCGGCGTCCTACTGGGTGGTAGAGCCAATGGGCCTCAGAGTCTGACAGCAGCCCACAGTGTGGAAGATATAGTTGATCTGtcctctccatctcctcctGTTCGGAAGGTTTCAAAGTCCCAAAAGATGACGGCTGTGGATGTGGATGTCAATGGGATTGATCTTGGGTTTCAAACTAAGCTGGGTGGTATGAATATGAAGACGAATACACAATTCAGGAGTGATGCTGACAACGTGATTGATCTGTCTTCACCCAATCCTGCTGCTGGTATTAGACCTGGTTCCCACACTGGCATTGTTGGCAAGGAGGATGGAGCAGGAACAGATGGTGGCACCATCGACCTATCCTCTCCGTGGCCGGCGAGATCAGGTgggcatgatgatgatgatgatgatgtaaTACACGATAGGAAAGCGAGGGAGCTGAGATTGTTCCTGGACAGCATAAGGAACGAACtgtattga
- the LOC102707331 gene encoding LOW QUALITY PROTEIN: ascorbate-specific transmembrane electron transporter 1-like (The sequence of the model RefSeq protein was modified relative to this genomic sequence to represent the inferred CDS: deleted 1 base in 1 codon): MDPSKSKIDDMKVKVKEGGGGVGAWTVVAHVLAVAATALVLLWSIHFRGGLALRSHDKQLIFNTHPVLMLLGLVVLAAEAILSYRSFPHLLLSRDARKKTHLALHAVALALGALGIYAVFKYHAEAGIPNLYSLHSWIGIATISLYALHWLAAFLTFFFPGAPHPTRRSALPWHALLGLLVFALAVGNAQLGFLEKLTFMQAPPLRLSRYGPEALLVNFTALVVLFLGVAVLLATANIDTTSRYTAM, from the exons atgGATCCATCCAAATCCAAGATAGATGATATGAAGGTGAAGGTgaaggagggcggcggcggggtgggcGCGTGGACGGTGGTGGCGCACGTCCTAGCGGTGGCGGCCACGGCGCTGGTGCTGCTCTGGAGCATCCACTTCCGCGGCGGCCTCGCCCTGCGCTCCCACGACAAGCAGCTCATCTTCAACACGCACCCGGTCCTCATGCTGCTcggcctcgtcgtcctcgccgccgaggccaTCCTCTCCTACCGCTCCTTCCCCCACCTTCTTCTCTCCAGGGACGCCCGCAAGAAGACGCACCTGGCGCtgcacgccgtcgccctcgccctcggcGCCCTCGGCATCTACGCCGTCTTCAAGTACCACGCCGAGGCCGGCATCCCCAACCTCTACTCCCTCCACTCCTGGATCGGCATCGCCACCATCTCCCTCTACGCCCTCCACTGGCTCGCCGCCTTCCtcaccttcttcttccccggcgccccccaccccaccaGGCGCTCCGCCCTCCCATGGCACGCgctcctcggcctcctcgtcttcgcgctcgccgtcggcaaCGCGCAGCTCGGCTTCCTCGAGAAGCTCACCTTCATGCAGGCCCCGCCCCTGCGCCTCTCCAGGTACGGCCCGGAGGCGCTGCTCGTCAACTTCACGGCGCTCGTCGTCCTCttcctcggcgtcgccgtcctcctcgccaccgccaacATCGACACCACAAGC AGGTACACCGCCATGTAA
- the LOC102707606 gene encoding O-glucosyltransferase rumi-like isoform X1 gives MEGTSNHRKEEEEEEEGVALMQLVGKDDRPHQDDDDDGCKQQEEEDQLEVYNNWFVSRWRSGGGWVKRMRPPERVGFVIGGFVLGLALLLAVATTSSSSLLDLTAVFGNGGNGRHTDPPHRITSRRLPIPLNCTNDTRTCPRYASSSPAPAPSMPSPPPVECPSYFRYIERDLEPWVASGITREAVERGQRQAHFRLVVVGGRAYVETYRPAFQTRDVFTQWGILQLLRRYPGRVPDLDLMFSCEDMPEVRAAAYPDRAAAPPLFRYCKDPSTLDVLFPDWSFWGWPEVNIRPWAPLLAEMDEENARLPWPDREPYAYWKGNPYVSPLRQRLLRCNDSRTARLYTQDWGFANRNGFRNSNLARQCRHRYKIYVQGRSWSVSRKYILACDSPVLAVATPYQDFFSRGLAAGTHYWPIHPDKLCRDVRFAVGWGNAHTAQAQRMGLAGSAFTRDDMAMEYVYDYMLHVLRRYASLLRYKPTVPERAVELCPESMACPAQGRNRDFMMQSREQYVADYEPCRMPPPLTADEASKMAQRDGEVLSRIDKMMGKQP, from the exons ATGGAAGGTACAAGTAATCAtcgcaaggaggaggaggaggaggaggagggcgtggCCTTGATGCAGCTGGTAGGAAAAGATGATCGACCTCAccaagacgacgacgacgacgggtgcaagcagcaggaggaggaagatcAGCTGGAGGTATATAATAATTGGttcgtctcaaggtggaggagcggcggcggatgggTGAAGCGCATGCGGCCGCCGGAGCGCGTGGGGTTCGTCATCGGCGGTTTCGTCCTCGGCCTGGCCTTGCTCCTCGCCGtggccaccacctcctcctcctcgcttcTCGATCTCACCGCCGTC TTTGGCAATGGCGGGAACGGGCGGCACACTGATCCTCCTCACCGAATCACCTCACGCCGCCTGCCCATCCCCCTCAACTGCACCAACGACACCAGGACATGCCCCCGCTATgcgtcgtcctccccggcgccggcgccgtcaatgccgtcgccgccaccggtggAGTGCCCGTCCTACTTCCGGTACATCGAGCGCGACCTGGAGCCGTGGGTGGCGTCGGGCATCACGCGGGAGGCGGTGGAGCGCGGGCAGCGGCAGGCGCACTTCCGGCTGGTGGTGGTCGGCGGGCGCGCCTACGTGGAGACGTACCGGCCGGCGTTCCAGACGCGGGACGTGTTCACCCAGTGGGGGATCCTGCAGCTGCTCCGCCGCTACCCTGGCCGCGTCCCCGACCTGGACCTCATGTTCAGCTGCGAGGACATGCCCGaggtgcgcgccgccgcctaccCGGACcgggccgccgcgccgccgctgttccGCTACTGCAAGGACCCCTCCACGCTGGACGTCCTCTTCCCCGACTGGTCATTCTGGGGGTGGCCCGAGGTGAACATCCGGCCatgggcgccgctgctcgccgagATGGATGAGGAGAACGCGCGGCTGCCGTGGCCGGACAGGGAGCCGTACGCCTACTGGAAGGGGAACCCGTACGTATCGCCGCTGCGGCAGCGCCTCCTCCGCTGCAACGACTCGCGCACGGCGAGGCTCTACACCCAGGACTGGGGCTTCGCCAACCGCAATGGCTTCCGCAACTCCAACCTGGCGCGCCAGTGCCGCCACCGCTACAAGATCTACGTGCAGGGACGCTCATGGTCGGTGAGCCGCAAGTACATCCTCGCCTGCGACtcgccggtgctcgccgtcgccacgccgTACCAGGACTTCTTCTCGcgtggcctcgccgccggcacgcACTACTGGCCCATCCACCCGGACAAGCTGTGCCGCGACGTGCGCTTCGCCGTGGGCTGGGGCAACGCGCACACGGCGCAGGCGCAGCGCATGGGGCTCGCCGGCAGCGCCTTCACCCGCGACGACATGGCCATGGAGTACGTGTACGACTACATGCTGCACGTGCTGAGGCGGTACGCGTCGCTGCTCCGGTACAAGCCCACCGTGCCGGAGCGCGCCGTCGAGCTGTGCCCGGAGTCCATGGCGTGCCCCGCGCAGGGACGCAACCGCGACTTCATGATGCAGTCCAGGGAGCAGTACGTGGCCGACTACGAGCCCTgcaggatgccgccgccgctcaccgcCGACGAGGCCAGCAAGATGGCACAGAGAGACGGCGAGGTACTCAGCAGAATCGACAAGATGATGGGCAAGCAACCATAA
- the LOC102707606 gene encoding O-glucosyltransferase rumi-like isoform X2 — protein sequence MPSPPPVECPSYFRYIERDLEPWVASGITREAVERGQRQAHFRLVVVGGRAYVETYRPAFQTRDVFTQWGILQLLRRYPGRVPDLDLMFSCEDMPEVRAAAYPDRAAAPPLFRYCKDPSTLDVLFPDWSFWGWPEVNIRPWAPLLAEMDEENARLPWPDREPYAYWKGNPYVSPLRQRLLRCNDSRTARLYTQDWGFANRNGFRNSNLARQCRHRYKIYVQGRSWSVSRKYILACDSPVLAVATPYQDFFSRGLAAGTHYWPIHPDKLCRDVRFAVGWGNAHTAQAQRMGLAGSAFTRDDMAMEYVYDYMLHVLRRYASLLRYKPTVPERAVELCPESMACPAQGRNRDFMMQSREQYVADYEPCRMPPPLTADEASKMAQRDGEVLSRIDKMMGKQP from the coding sequence atgccgtcgccgccaccggtggAGTGCCCGTCCTACTTCCGGTACATCGAGCGCGACCTGGAGCCGTGGGTGGCGTCGGGCATCACGCGGGAGGCGGTGGAGCGCGGGCAGCGGCAGGCGCACTTCCGGCTGGTGGTGGTCGGCGGGCGCGCCTACGTGGAGACGTACCGGCCGGCGTTCCAGACGCGGGACGTGTTCACCCAGTGGGGGATCCTGCAGCTGCTCCGCCGCTACCCTGGCCGCGTCCCCGACCTGGACCTCATGTTCAGCTGCGAGGACATGCCCGaggtgcgcgccgccgcctaccCGGACcgggccgccgcgccgccgctgttccGCTACTGCAAGGACCCCTCCACGCTGGACGTCCTCTTCCCCGACTGGTCATTCTGGGGGTGGCCCGAGGTGAACATCCGGCCatgggcgccgctgctcgccgagATGGATGAGGAGAACGCGCGGCTGCCGTGGCCGGACAGGGAGCCGTACGCCTACTGGAAGGGGAACCCGTACGTATCGCCGCTGCGGCAGCGCCTCCTCCGCTGCAACGACTCGCGCACGGCGAGGCTCTACACCCAGGACTGGGGCTTCGCCAACCGCAATGGCTTCCGCAACTCCAACCTGGCGCGCCAGTGCCGCCACCGCTACAAGATCTACGTGCAGGGACGCTCATGGTCGGTGAGCCGCAAGTACATCCTCGCCTGCGACtcgccggtgctcgccgtcgccacgccgTACCAGGACTTCTTCTCGcgtggcctcgccgccggcacgcACTACTGGCCCATCCACCCGGACAAGCTGTGCCGCGACGTGCGCTTCGCCGTGGGCTGGGGCAACGCGCACACGGCGCAGGCGCAGCGCATGGGGCTCGCCGGCAGCGCCTTCACCCGCGACGACATGGCCATGGAGTACGTGTACGACTACATGCTGCACGTGCTGAGGCGGTACGCGTCGCTGCTCCGGTACAAGCCCACCGTGCCGGAGCGCGCCGTCGAGCTGTGCCCGGAGTCCATGGCGTGCCCCGCGCAGGGACGCAACCGCGACTTCATGATGCAGTCCAGGGAGCAGTACGTGGCCGACTACGAGCCCTgcaggatgccgccgccgctcaccgcCGACGAGGCCAGCAAGATGGCACAGAGAGACGGCGAGGTACTCAGCAGAATCGACAAGATGATGGGCAAGCAACCATAA